The proteins below are encoded in one region of Silene latifolia isolate original U9 population chromosome 2, ASM4854445v1, whole genome shotgun sequence:
- the LOC141644328 gene encoding uncharacterized protein LOC141644328 isoform X1, with protein MSTKLGTAKDLAEKMLLMAEQGGHYCSKKTDIICKDCCCQQSSKSRISRLCCVLRGLDLRICLFVFLIIPMCTLGVYLHGQKITYFLRPLWEKPPKPFHVIPHYYNENVTMENLCKLHGWKVRDYPRRVFDAVLFSNEVDILTLRWQELYPYITQFVLLESNSTFSGLPKPLEFAANRDKFKFIDPRLTYGTIGGRFKKGENPFVEEAYQRVALDQLLRIAGISDDDLLIMSDVDEIPSRHTINLLRWCDDIPDVLHLQLKNYIYSFEFLVDSNSWRASIHKYQTGKTRYVHYRQTDNLLADAGWHCSFCFRCISEFIFKMKAYSHNDRVRFSHFLNPKRIQRVICKGADLFDMLPEEYTFKAIIGKMGPVPHSYSAVHLPSYLLDNADDYKFLLPGNCLREGE; from the exons ATGTCGACGAAATTAGGAACTGCTAAAGATTTGGCTGAGAAAATGTTGTTAATGGCGGAACAAGGCGGTCATTATTGTTCTAAAAAAACCGATATTATTTGCAAAGATTGCTGTTGTCAG CAGTCGAGCAAATCGAGAATTTCGAGATTATGTTGTGTTCTAAGAGGGTTGGATTTGAGGATTTGCTTGTTCGTTTTCTTGATTATTCCGATGTGCACCCTTGGTGTTTATTTACATGGGCAAAAAATTACCTACTTTCTTCGGCCTTTGTGGGAAAAGCCTCCGAAACCATTTCATGTAATCCCtcactattacaatgaaaacgtgACGATGGAGAATCTCTGCAAGCTTCATGGTTGGAAAGTTCGTGACTACCCAAGACGTGTTTTTGATGCTGTTCTATTTAGCAATGAGGTGGATATACTTACTTTAAGGTGGCAGGAATTGTACCCCTACATTACGCAATTTGTGTTACTTGAGTCTAACTCCACATTCTCGGGGTTGCCTAAGCCTTTGGAATTTGCTGCCAATCGAGACAAGTTTAAGTTTATTGACCCTCGTTTGACTTATGGAACTATTGGAGGACGGTTTAAGAAGGGGGAGAACCCGTTTGTTGAGGAAGCTTATCAACGTGTTGCACTAGACCAACTTCTAAGGATAGCGGGCATATCAGATGATGACCTGTTGATAATGTCAGATGTTGATGAGATTCCGAGTAGGCACACTATCAATCTCTTGAGATGGTGTGATGATATTCCCGATGTCCTTCATCTTCAACTTAAGAACTACATTTACTCTTTCGAGTTTCTTGTGGATAGCAATAGTTGGAGAGCTTCAATCCACAAGTACCAAACGGGAAAGACGAGGTACGTCCATTACAGGCAGACTGATAATCTCTTGGCTGATGCCGGGTGGCACTGTAGCTTTTGTTTCCGTTGTATCAGCGAGTTTATATTCAAGATGAAAGCTTATAGCCATAATGATAGAGTACGATTCTCTCATTTCTTGAACCCTAAGAGAATTCAGCGAGTAATCTGCAAAGGGGCTGACCTATTTGATATGCTACCCGAGGAATACACATTCAAGGCCATAATCGGGAAGATGGGTCCCGTTCCACATTCCTACTCTGCAGTTCATTTACCGTCCTATCTTTTGGATAATGCCGATGATTACAAATTTCTATTACCCGGAAACTGCTTAAGAGAAGGTGAGTGA
- the LOC141644328 gene encoding uncharacterized protein LOC141644328 isoform X2, which produces MSTKLGTAKDLAEKMLLMAEQGGHYCSKKTDIICKDCCCQSSKSRISRLCCVLRGLDLRICLFVFLIIPMCTLGVYLHGQKITYFLRPLWEKPPKPFHVIPHYYNENVTMENLCKLHGWKVRDYPRRVFDAVLFSNEVDILTLRWQELYPYITQFVLLESNSTFSGLPKPLEFAANRDKFKFIDPRLTYGTIGGRFKKGENPFVEEAYQRVALDQLLRIAGISDDDLLIMSDVDEIPSRHTINLLRWCDDIPDVLHLQLKNYIYSFEFLVDSNSWRASIHKYQTGKTRYVHYRQTDNLLADAGWHCSFCFRCISEFIFKMKAYSHNDRVRFSHFLNPKRIQRVICKGADLFDMLPEEYTFKAIIGKMGPVPHSYSAVHLPSYLLDNADDYKFLLPGNCLREGE; this is translated from the exons ATGTCGACGAAATTAGGAACTGCTAAAGATTTGGCTGAGAAAATGTTGTTAATGGCGGAACAAGGCGGTCATTATTGTTCTAAAAAAACCGATATTATTTGCAAAGATTGCTGTTGTCAG TCGAGCAAATCGAGAATTTCGAGATTATGTTGTGTTCTAAGAGGGTTGGATTTGAGGATTTGCTTGTTCGTTTTCTTGATTATTCCGATGTGCACCCTTGGTGTTTATTTACATGGGCAAAAAATTACCTACTTTCTTCGGCCTTTGTGGGAAAAGCCTCCGAAACCATTTCATGTAATCCCtcactattacaatgaaaacgtgACGATGGAGAATCTCTGCAAGCTTCATGGTTGGAAAGTTCGTGACTACCCAAGACGTGTTTTTGATGCTGTTCTATTTAGCAATGAGGTGGATATACTTACTTTAAGGTGGCAGGAATTGTACCCCTACATTACGCAATTTGTGTTACTTGAGTCTAACTCCACATTCTCGGGGTTGCCTAAGCCTTTGGAATTTGCTGCCAATCGAGACAAGTTTAAGTTTATTGACCCTCGTTTGACTTATGGAACTATTGGAGGACGGTTTAAGAAGGGGGAGAACCCGTTTGTTGAGGAAGCTTATCAACGTGTTGCACTAGACCAACTTCTAAGGATAGCGGGCATATCAGATGATGACCTGTTGATAATGTCAGATGTTGATGAGATTCCGAGTAGGCACACTATCAATCTCTTGAGATGGTGTGATGATATTCCCGATGTCCTTCATCTTCAACTTAAGAACTACATTTACTCTTTCGAGTTTCTTGTGGATAGCAATAGTTGGAGAGCTTCAATCCACAAGTACCAAACGGGAAAGACGAGGTACGTCCATTACAGGCAGACTGATAATCTCTTGGCTGATGCCGGGTGGCACTGTAGCTTTTGTTTCCGTTGTATCAGCGAGTTTATATTCAAGATGAAAGCTTATAGCCATAATGATAGAGTACGATTCTCTCATTTCTTGAACCCTAAGAGAATTCAGCGAGTAATCTGCAAAGGGGCTGACCTATTTGATATGCTACCCGAGGAATACACATTCAAGGCCATAATCGGGAAGATGGGTCCCGTTCCACATTCCTACTCTGCAGTTCATTTACCGTCCTATCTTTTGGATAATGCCGATGATTACAAATTTCTATTACCCGGAAACTGCTTAAGAGAAGGTGAGTGA